The window ACAACTGGATCATGATCGTGATGGACGTATTCACCCGCCGTATCGTCGGCTTTGGCGTCGCGCCGGCTGATCTCGACGGTCCGGTCGTCTGCCGCATGTTCAATCGCGCGATTGCGAAGCAGACACCGCCGAAATACCTTTCCTCAGATAACGATCCCCTGTTTCGCTTTCATCGGTGGCGTGCGAACCTTCGTATACTTGAAATTGATGAGATCAAAACCATCCCGTGCACGCCTACGTCCCATCCTTTCGTCGAGCGACTGATCGGGACTGTGCGACGCGAATACCTCGATCGGACCTTATTTTGGAACAGAGGAGATCTTGAACGGAAGCTCGACAATTACAAGGCCTATTACAACCAACACCGCTGTCACACCGGGCTGGGCGGAGCTACGCCGGCTGAAGGGAGTGGCGTACCCGCACAGCCAATCGCCAAACTTGAATCATATACCTGGAGGCTACATTGCAACGGCTTATTTCAGAGCCCAACCGCCGCCTGAATTGGAATTCGACACGGACAGGTCCGGCTTTAGGTTTTGACTAGGCACAAATACGTGCGGGAACGATTGAGCGCTAGGTCATTTCGTGAAGGCAAGATCAATCCGCATCAGTCGCCCGCTGAGACACCGTTAGCGCGGAGTCAGCAGCTATTGCGGCGCGCGCGATTCCG of the Candidatus Binatus sp. genome contains:
- a CDS encoding integrase core domain-containing protein, translated to MDVFTRRIVGFGVAPADLDGPVVCRMFNRAIAKQTPPKYLSSDNDPLFRFHRWRANLRILEIDEIKTIPCTPTSHPFVERLIGTVRREYLDRTLFWNRGDLERKLDNYKAYYNQHRCHTGLGGATPAEGSGVPAQPIAKLESYTWRLHCNGLFQSPTAA